A genomic segment from Polyangium mundeleinium encodes:
- the ubiE gene encoding bifunctional demethylmenaquinone methyltransferase/2-methoxy-6-polyprenyl-1,4-benzoquinol methylase UbiE, producing the protein MSQETTKVPRAGSGEMFDAIAARYDLLNRILSLGMDQGWRRRAVEALALRPGARVLDLATGTADLAMTIAKAHPDATVIGLDPSSGMLAEGAHKIAAAGLEGRVTLRIGDAQALPFEDASVDGVAIAFGIRNVPDRAKALREMARVTRPGGRVVLLELSEPRAGVMGLLARTYVHEIVPRIGAALSGAKEYRYLQRSIEAFPSPDVFSRMMGEAGLSVLEASPLTFGVAHLFVGTPLGERARREEV; encoded by the coding sequence ATGAGCCAGGAGACGACGAAGGTTCCGCGCGCAGGCAGCGGCGAGATGTTCGACGCGATCGCGGCGCGTTACGACCTCTTGAACCGGATCCTCTCGCTCGGGATGGATCAAGGCTGGCGGCGCCGCGCCGTCGAGGCGCTCGCGCTCCGGCCGGGCGCGCGCGTGCTCGATCTCGCCACGGGGACCGCGGACCTCGCGATGACCATCGCCAAGGCGCACCCCGACGCCACGGTGATCGGTCTGGATCCGTCGAGCGGCATGCTCGCCGAGGGCGCGCACAAGATCGCGGCGGCCGGCCTCGAAGGCCGCGTCACGCTGCGCATCGGTGACGCGCAGGCCTTGCCGTTCGAGGACGCGAGCGTCGATGGCGTGGCCATCGCGTTCGGCATCCGCAACGTGCCCGACAGGGCAAAGGCCCTTCGCGAGATGGCGCGCGTCACGCGGCCGGGCGGGCGTGTCGTCCTGCTGGAGCTCTCCGAGCCTCGCGCTGGCGTGATGGGCCTGCTCGCGCGCACGTACGTGCACGAGATCGTCCCGCGCATCGGCGCGGCGCTCTCCGGGGCGAAGGAGTATCGCTACCTGCAGCGCTCGATCGAGGCGTTTCCGTCTCCCGACGTCTTCTCGCGGATGATGGGGGAGGCGGGGCTCTCCGTGCTCGAAGCTTCGCCGCTCACGTTTGGTGTCGCGCACCTCTTCGTGGGCACGCCGCTCGGGGAAAGGGCGCGTCGGGAGGAGGTATAG
- a CDS encoding hydroxymethylglutaryl-CoA reductase, degradative, translating to MKRAITSRISKFYERSPEARLVVLREMGAVDDVSFAHLARGGFLDVTVADHMSENVIATHALPLGVGLNFLINGRDVLVPMAVEEPSVVAAASNAARMVRASGGFSGEADPPIMTAQIQLDDVPDPTAACARILEARARLSALGDASIPRMVARGGGVRDLDVRVLDEALGVIVLHVHVDVGDCMGANTVDTVAEAMAPAVHAITGGTMGLRILTNLPLRRLVRVRAEVRDEDVGGSELASGIARASRFAELDVFRAVTHNKGFMNGLDAAAIALGQDFRAIEAGAHAFAAHRGSYRPLSTWKRKPGGLVGEAELPLAVGTAGGLSSAHPGVRAALDMLGAATAGELAVVLASVGLASNLAALRALAGEGIQRGHMRLHERKNHVQASDPPPAPSGPRSEVGR from the coding sequence ATGAAGCGCGCGATCACGAGCCGCATCAGCAAGTTCTACGAGCGCTCGCCCGAGGCGCGCCTCGTCGTGCTGCGCGAGATGGGCGCCGTCGACGACGTCTCGTTCGCGCACCTCGCGCGGGGCGGGTTTCTCGACGTGACGGTGGCCGATCACATGAGCGAGAACGTGATCGCGACGCACGCGCTGCCGCTTGGCGTGGGCCTGAACTTCCTGATCAACGGCCGCGACGTCCTCGTGCCGATGGCCGTCGAGGAGCCGAGCGTCGTGGCCGCGGCGTCGAACGCGGCGCGCATGGTGCGCGCCTCGGGCGGGTTCTCGGGCGAGGCGGATCCGCCGATCATGACGGCCCAAATCCAGCTCGATGACGTGCCCGATCCGACCGCGGCCTGCGCGCGCATCCTCGAAGCGCGAGCGCGGCTCTCTGCGCTCGGCGATGCGTCGATCCCGCGCATGGTGGCCCGCGGCGGCGGCGTGCGTGATCTCGACGTGCGGGTGCTCGACGAGGCGCTCGGCGTGATCGTGCTGCACGTGCACGTCGACGTGGGCGACTGCATGGGCGCGAACACGGTCGACACGGTGGCCGAGGCCATGGCGCCCGCCGTGCACGCGATCACGGGCGGGACGATGGGGCTCCGGATCCTCACGAACCTGCCGCTGAGGCGCCTCGTGCGGGTGCGCGCGGAGGTGCGCGACGAGGACGTGGGCGGATCGGAGCTCGCGAGCGGCATCGCGCGCGCCAGCCGCTTCGCCGAGCTCGATGTTTTTCGCGCCGTCACCCACAACAAGGGCTTCATGAACGGCCTCGACGCGGCCGCGATCGCGCTCGGGCAGGATTTTCGGGCAATCGAGGCGGGTGCGCACGCGTTTGCCGCGCACCGCGGGTCGTACCGGCCGCTCAGCACGTGGAAGCGCAAGCCCGGCGGGCTCGTCGGCGAGGCGGAGCTGCCGCTCGCAGTGGGCACGGCCGGGGGCCTGTCGAGCGCGCATCCAGGCGTGCGCGCGGCGCTCGACATGCTGGGCGCGGCGACGGCGGGCGAGCTCGCCGTGGTGCTCGCGTCGGTCGGGCTCGCGTCGAACCTCGCGGCGCTGCGCGCGCTCGCGGGGGAGGGCATCCAGCGAGGTCACATGCGCCTGCATGAGCGGAAAAACCACGTGCAGGCCAGCGATCCGCCGCCCGCGCCGAGCGGGCCGCGAAGCGAGGTGGGACGATGA
- a CDS encoding isochorismate synthase yields the protein MSSGLGADLLARLSRATRRGAGSAGELLAVVAPAPVVPAARLVAACTSAAPIVLFQAPPREGEEPIGVVGFGEIARVEGSGSERLAQVTSAARRIFASLREERDADAGGAPGPRFVGGLSFRTEAYHAPPWSAFADASFSLARWMYVARPGEAWLWLLVRDGDLASERAVIEAELASIEAAFVASAQPAQDAPPRGAGEGARLEGTSHEAFCSLVREALDAIRAREIDKVVPVAATRVCPVRPLDARVALSRIAEAYVETTRFAVQRGERVFLGASPERLVSRRGRVVSTDGLAGTVRRGADDTSLVRALLANPKERREHALVVEAIAAVLAHRCDTLDVPEAPSIRSLPNVHHLWTPIRGVLRDDTHVLALVEALHPTPAVSGTPRDHATAWIATHEPDARGWYTGAVGWFDAAGDGDFAVAIRAGLVAPDEAWLYAGAGIVEGSDPPAEYAETRAKQAPMLAALGIQ from the coding sequence GTGTCTTCGGGCCTTGGGGCAGACCTCCTCGCGCGCCTTTCACGGGCGACGAGGAGAGGTGCGGGATCGGCCGGGGAGCTCCTGGCCGTCGTGGCCCCGGCGCCGGTCGTGCCTGCGGCCCGGCTCGTCGCCGCGTGTACGTCCGCCGCGCCGATCGTGTTGTTTCAGGCCCCTCCACGCGAGGGCGAGGAGCCGATCGGCGTCGTGGGCTTTGGGGAGATCGCACGGGTCGAAGGGAGCGGATCGGAGCGTCTCGCGCAGGTCACGAGCGCGGCGCGGAGGATCTTCGCGTCGCTGCGCGAGGAGCGCGATGCGGACGCGGGCGGCGCGCCCGGGCCGCGGTTCGTCGGGGGTTTGTCCTTCCGGACCGAGGCGTATCACGCGCCGCCGTGGTCCGCGTTCGCGGATGCGAGTTTTTCCCTTGCGCGGTGGATGTACGTGGCACGCCCTGGCGAGGCTTGGCTTTGGCTTCTGGTGCGCGACGGAGATCTCGCGTCGGAGCGTGCTGTGATCGAGGCCGAGCTCGCGTCGATCGAAGCGGCCTTCGTGGCCTCCGCGCAGCCTGCGCAGGACGCGCCTCCGCGTGGGGCAGGGGAGGGCGCGCGGCTTGAAGGAACGAGCCATGAGGCGTTCTGCTCCCTTGTGCGCGAGGCGCTCGACGCCATCCGTGCGCGCGAGATCGACAAGGTCGTCCCTGTCGCCGCGACGCGCGTTTGTCCGGTCCGTCCGCTCGACGCGCGTGTTGCCCTCTCGCGGATCGCGGAGGCGTACGTCGAGACCACGCGGTTCGCCGTGCAGCGCGGGGAGCGCGTCTTCCTCGGCGCCTCGCCCGAGCGGCTCGTCTCGCGCCGCGGCCGCGTCGTCAGCACGGACGGGCTCGCGGGCACGGTGCGACGTGGCGCCGACGACACGTCCCTCGTGCGGGCGCTCCTCGCGAACCCCAAGGAGCGACGCGAGCACGCCCTCGTCGTGGAAGCGATCGCGGCTGTGCTCGCCCATCGTTGCGACACGCTCGACGTCCCTGAAGCCCCGTCGATCCGCAGCCTGCCCAACGTCCACCACCTGTGGACGCCGATCCGCGGCGTCCTGCGCGACGACACGCACGTGCTCGCGCTCGTCGAGGCCTTGCACCCGACGCCCGCCGTCTCGGGCACGCCGCGGGATCATGCGACCGCGTGGATCGCCACGCACGAGCCCGACGCGCGCGGTTGGTACACGGGCGCCGTCGGATGGTTCGACGCCGCCGGGGACGGCGATTTTGCGGTTGCCATCCGCGCCGGACTCGTCGCGCCGGATGAGGCCTGGCTCTACGCGGGCGCCGGGATCGTCGAGGGGTCGGATCCGCCGGCCGAGTACGCCGAGACCCGCGCCAAGCAAGCTCCGATGCTCGCGGCCCTGGGAATCCAATGA
- the aroF gene encoding 3-deoxy-7-phosphoheptulonate synthase produces MIVSLKSGADAANVLRELTGRGLWVSRVERSASGNAVHYVIAPHSQLADPEELARIDGVAEVTTPKPAHPLVSAQGPVVDVGGLKVGTDKPVFMCGPCSLESEAQVHETASVLSSLGVSFIRGGAFKPRTSPYAFQGHGDVALEWVRRAADAAGMRVVTEALGEGHVSAVAAYADLVQVGSRNMQNFSLLKAIGKTEKPVLLKRGMSATIEEWLLAGEYLLSHGSKGVIFCERGIRGFDDSTRNLLDIGAVALLRYVHRLPVVVDPSHGLGRRDLVAPLGRAALAAGAAGLMIETHPDPSTALSDGPQAVPLGELGSLLGRLVSAEEAR; encoded by the coding sequence ATGATCGTGTCCTTGAAGAGCGGCGCCGACGCGGCGAACGTGCTCAGGGAGCTCACGGGGCGGGGGCTCTGGGTCTCGCGCGTGGAGCGCAGCGCATCGGGCAACGCCGTGCATTACGTGATCGCGCCGCACTCGCAGCTGGCGGATCCCGAGGAGCTCGCGCGGATCGACGGCGTCGCCGAGGTGACGACGCCCAAGCCCGCGCACCCGTTGGTCTCGGCGCAGGGCCCCGTCGTCGACGTGGGCGGCTTGAAGGTCGGTACGGACAAACCGGTCTTCATGTGCGGCCCGTGCAGCCTCGAATCCGAGGCGCAGGTGCACGAGACGGCCTCCGTGCTCTCGTCGCTCGGCGTCTCGTTCATCCGCGGCGGGGCGTTCAAGCCGCGGACGAGCCCCTACGCGTTCCAGGGCCACGGCGACGTCGCGCTCGAATGGGTGCGGCGCGCGGCCGACGCGGCGGGGATGCGGGTCGTGACCGAGGCGCTTGGCGAGGGGCACGTCTCCGCGGTCGCCGCGTATGCGGATCTCGTGCAGGTCGGCTCGCGCAACATGCAGAATTTTTCGCTGCTCAAGGCGATCGGCAAGACGGAGAAGCCGGTGCTCCTGAAGCGCGGCATGTCCGCGACGATCGAGGAGTGGTTGCTCGCGGGCGAGTATCTGCTCTCGCATGGATCGAAGGGCGTGATCTTCTGCGAGCGAGGGATCCGCGGGTTCGACGACTCGACGCGGAACCTGCTCGACATCGGAGCCGTCGCGCTCCTCCGGTACGTGCATCGGCTGCCGGTCGTGGTGGATCCCTCGCACGGCCTCGGGCGGCGGGATCTCGTCGCGCCGCTCGGACGCGCAGCGCTCGCGGCGGGCGCGGCGGGCCTCATGATCGAGACGCACCCGGATCCGTCGACGGCACTCTCGGACGGCCCGCAGGCGGTGCCGCTTGGCGAGCTCGGCTCGCTGCTCGGTCGGCTGGTCTCGGCGGAGGAAGCACGATGA